The DNA region CTTACTTAGGCAACATATTAAAGCAAGCGGGCTGAAGATGGAATCTTGGGGGGGAATTTTTCTAAAGCCCTTATCCAATCCTCAGATGGAGTGGCTATGCCACTTCGGGTTGTGGGGCAAAAGGGAACGAGGCTGGGGGGATGAGACTGCGCGATGGAATGAACGATATTGTGACGCCCTCTATGAAATAGGCAAATTATTACCTGAATACTGCACTATACTCTACGCGCGGTGCTTATTATAAGATACATGCCAAAGCTACCATTTTGCAAGATAAAGAGTTATCTATAACCTGGCTTGGTAGGCTTCAGCCCAGCTCTTTTATTATCTTCTCCAACTCTTCGCCCCAGTTCTCTTCTCGTAGGTTTGGGAATGAGAAGTTGGCGTTCGGCTGGTATCCCCTATCCAGCGATATAGTCCTAACCGCAGGCGCGAAATGCTTCAGCGTGGAAAGCATTTGAGACTCAAAATAATAGTGGATACCCATAAAGATCACCAAGTCGTAGGGGCCTTTCCCGTCGAGGCCCATCCACTCACCATCCCTGAGCCGGTCAGTTATGTTAGATAAAGGCATCGAACCCTGCGGTTGGATCCCCCGCTTCACAAACTCTCTGATTACACGGGCTGTCGTAACCAGCGGGATCTTCTTACTGAGTTCAACAGCGTAGTCTATAAGCTTCTTTCCTTTCACATCAACCTCAGCAGAGTCTGCTCCAACTATCAGTAAGGGCCTCTTCGCTTCACGGATGAGTTCGACAGCAATCTTACTGTTTAGTATCTTAGCCATCACAGGCCCAGGTACATTGCCACTGTCCCAAGGCTTAACGATCGACATCATCAACTCACTCATTCTTTGCTGGCGTCTTCCTCACAAGCCGCTCTAGAAGAGTTGGGTCTAAAGCCGGTCTCGCACTCTCCTTCCAGCCCTTGGCTTTAAGTACCTCCAATATTTCGTCCTTCATGGTCGCGGGTATGTCTGCAACAGTGCGGACATAGAGGTGAATGTCGTCGGGGATTGATCCAAAATACTTTTTATGAAGCTCTATGTAATGGCTCAGCTTTATCATCCTCCCCTTCGCTGTGTCATTCGCCCGTAGGCAGAGCTTTGCTGCCATCACTATGCACTCCTCCACAGTCTCGGCTACGAACATCAGATGCTCAAAGGTTGGCCCCACATAGACTTTATCCCCGGTTCTAGCGTCGTAGACATACCAATCCTCCTCACGATCCTTCCTGCCGAGATACATTCTACGGTATTTTGACCCCTGCGGCCCGACGATTACCGGTATGCCTAACCTGTTGAAGCCCGTGGCTATAGAGGCCGCCTTCTGGCTCATGGCGCCCCAAGAGATTCCGCATGCCCCGACACGGTTTAAAATGTAGTCTGCTATCTCTTCAAAGTTGGCCCTTATATTTCGCCTAGCGAAGATGCTGGCTATCTTTACGGCAGCTCCTGAGATCCAGGCGTTCGAGACGCAGCTCCCAGTGTTTACTAGACCGCCTCCATCAAAGACTCCAGGATACTTCTCGTAAAGGGACTCACCGTCTAAAGTTCTATATCGCGCCAGATCCATGGCTTCACAGCCTGAGGAGACCACTATATATCGCCTCTCCAGAAACTCCTCAGCGATCCTTCCCACATCCTTATAGCTGTCCCTGTAGTTTGGACACCCAACTATGGCTATGACGCCAGGTATCTCACCCATAACAATTGGGGCGCCCACCTCCCGGATCTCAGTGTCAAGGATCGGGCCCTTACCAACTCTTAACTTATGCTTCTCTCCTGCTATGGCGCTCTCGGCCGCCTTCGAGATAAGGGACTGGATTGGTATCTTCTGCGGGCAGGCGTAATCGCAGCGGCCACATATTAAGCACGCTTCATATAGGTTTGATAGTTTCTCGACTGGGTTCTCTGCAGTCTTACCCGCCTCATATTTTTCAAGCTCCTCTGGCGTTGTGAGTTTAGCCACTGACTGGATAGCTTCAGGTAGCGGGAGGTTATTTGGGCAGACCCTTCTACATTCCTCGCACGCTGTACACTTCGAGCAGTAGCTATGTAGCTCCTCCATGGTCATGGTCTGCCCTTTGAATCTGGCTCGTTTGGGCGCCAGTTTTATCGCTGTCTTCACGGCTACCTCTCCAGCCTTCTTAACGTCCGCAATCAGAGCTCCTGGCGCCCCATTGACCAAATCATCCACTATAGCATCCACGGGATCTCCTGTTCTATCGGGGAGTCCAAGGCAGATCTTGTCGTTAGTTGCGATTACAGGCGTCATTCTAGCCTTCGCCTCAAGGAGTATGTCAACCCTCACACACTGCTCATCAACCATTATCACATCTGCTATGCCGCTTCGCACGAAACGTAAAGTCTGGCTCAGAGGCCCTATGACCTTAGCCCTGACCTCCCTAGCCTCCCCATGCCTTGTTAAATCGTGGGCGGTGCAACATAATGCACACATCTCAACCTGGCCATTCTGCCCTGAAGATATAAGGTAGTCAACTGCCTCGACTCCTGAGGCCACATTGTGACCTATACACAGGATTACAGGCTTGCTTCTGTCAACAGTTCCCATCCCGAGCTCCACAAGTGGAGCGTTCTGCTCTCCCTTCGGGAAATGAAATGAGACTATTTGAGCGATATCAGCTATCTCCATCCCGACATGGTCTACCATTCCTATGTGGAGAGCTTTTGACTCAAAGTCTATTGGATCTGCCTCCTGCCCGATGCAGGTGGCACTCAAAGCCTGGACGATCTGCTGTTCACACCAGTTGAGAACCTCTCTCAAATCGTCTAAGGTCTTAGGCTTAATGCCGTATATAGTTCTGGTCAGCGGTGCCTCGACAGCTATCTCCTTACCCATATCGAGAGGCGTATCTGGGCCGAACTTCTCGATTAGGTGATCTAGCAGGTGTCTTGCGTGGCCGGTGTGTGCGGCGGCACCCATGCAACAGGCTAATAACACGATTCGGGCTTGCTGTCCCTCTATGTCCATCCCGCAGGCTCCCCGTCTGCCGCGGGATAGGTCGCACTTCCCATACGTGCAGAGACAGCACATATCACATATGGGTGCGTAGAAGGGTCTATATCTGGCTAGAAGTCTCATATCCCATCTGCGGAGGTCGAGGAGTGAGGGAGTTGGTGTGGGTCCTAGACGTTCCCAGTCCTCTTCTAAGGATACTTTACCTATGGTTAACTCAAGGTTCTTTATGAAGGCTAAGTCTGTTCGTAGTTCCTCTAATTTGAATTTAGCTGGCTTGTCCAGTTTTATCCTCTCGCTACTTGTTCTCGTGGGGAAAGGAAATCGAGGTGGCTATATAAAAATATTTTTTATTAAAATATACCTGTATATAGTGAAGGGTTTTTCTTGTCCCAAAATTCTTCTATATGAAAAGAGAGCTTTAACCAACCTGAAGCCGGTTCGCAACCTGTAGTCACTCTCTTAAGAGAATAAAAGAAATAAAATATAATAAATATAAGAAGCGGCTTTTTCGGTTGGTGAGTATATGTCTTCAATAGGGGCGAAGAGATTCTTTGACGAGATGGCAGCCCTACTCCAGAAGACTGTCAACGTAGTCACAACAACGAATAAGAGATATGTTGGCAATCTTACAGGTTTTGACCCTGCAACCCTCAGCCTAGTCCTCACGGACGCTAAGGATGAGGAAGGTAAAACCCTACCCAAACTGTTCATCAACGGATCTACAGTAGTGCAGTTTTCAGCTGTAGAAAAGCCTTTGGATCTGAGAAAGCTTGCTGAAAGGTTGGAGAGGGTCTTCCCTAGGCTGGTGAGACTTTACGAGGATGTAGGTGTGATAGTAGTCATGGATAAGATCCGCCTTAATGAGAACGGTGTAATAGAAGGCACAGGTCCAGCTGCCGACCGAGCTCGGAAGGTTTATGATGAATTCTTAAAGGAGGTTGCAGTCAAATAGTGCCAGAGAATCTTATGTTGAAGTTCATCGATTTTTTAACATAGGCTTCACATAGTCGCCATGTGCCTTGCAATCATACCGGCCTAGTTTGGGGCAAAATCCAAGACAACATAGCCCCCTAAAGAATTTAAAACAGCCACGGAGTTGTTATAGTTGTCTTTCGAGGTTTTAGACAGAGATCTCCTGGGCAGGATCGGGAAGCTGGCAACAAAGAGCGGGGCAATAGAGACACCAGCGTTCCTTCCAGTAATCAACCCCACAATCCAAAAGATACCGCCTCGTGAGATATGGGAGAAATTTAGGTTAAAGGCAGTTATAACAAACTCGTACATAATAAAGCGCCACCTAGACATTCCGAGACTAGATGTACACAGCCTATTAGACTTCCCAGGAGTTATCATGACCGACTCCGGAGCATACCAGCTACTACGGTATGGCAAGGTATCCGTGTCTCCACTGGAGATAGTGAAGCTTCAAGAGGAGATCAACACAGACATCGCTGTCATACTGGACATCCCAACCAGCTGGGAGTCCTATCACGCATACGCGGAGAAGACGGTCAAGGAGACTCTTAAGAGAGCAGAGGAGTCGCTTAAGAGTCTGACCCGCAAGGATATCCTCTGGGTTGGCCCAGTTCAGGGGGGGAGGCATCTTGACTTGGTTGCATCCTCAGCGCAGAGAATGGCTGAGCTACCTTTTCACATATACGCCCTTGGGAGTCCGACGGAGGTTATGGAGCACTACTATTTCGAGACCCTCGTAGACATGATCATGAGCGCCAAGGTGAATCTTCCACCCAATAAACCTCTGCACCTATTCGGTGCAGGTCATCCTCTAATCTTCTCTTTCGCGGTGGCTTTAGGGTGTGATCTCTTCGACTCCGCCGCTTACGCCATTTACGCTCGCGAGGGTCGATACATTGTTGAGAGCGGGACAGTTAGACTTGAGAATCTGGAGTATTTTCCATGCGTCTGTCCTATATGCAGCCAAACTACACCTAAAGAGCTGAGAGATAAACAGCCCGAAGAGAGGGAGGCATTACTTGCGCGGCATAACCTCTATCTTTGCCTCTCCGAAGTCAACCGTGTTAAGCAAGCTATACGGGATGGTAGACTCTGGGAACTGTTGGAGTTGAGAGCTAGAAGTCACCCTTCGCTTCTTCAAGCTCTGAAGGGGTTTTCAAAGCATGCAAACTACTTTTTGCGATATACACCAGTGAGTAAACGTCGGGGATTATTCATATTCGGCACCACCAGCCTTTATAGGCCGGAAGTTCTAAGGCATCAGGAGAGCCTAACTGCGAATTATATACGCCCCGAAGGTCTCGACGTTCTACTCCTTCTACCTCAAGGTACATCGAAACCATTCAGCATGTCCCAAGAGTATGAGCAAGTGAAGAAGCTTCTCAAGAAGGTGGGCGGCTTAGAGCTTATCCATGTATGCTCTTATACACCACCTTTTGGAGTAATCCCCTTAGAGTTGGAGGAGGTGTTCCCTCTATCACAGTTTGAGGCAGCTCAACCCTTCGATGAAGAGATGAAAGTAGACTCGGCGAGGAAGATAGCCGCATACCTTAAAGCTCAGAGGTATGAAAAGGTAATACTTCACCCAAACCCTGAACTTATAAATTTAAAAGTCCTGAAGAAGATTAAGGGCGTTAACATGGTTGTAACCACGAGGCGGAGTAAACCGTGGAGCGAGGAGGCGCTGCAACAACTCATGGAAGCTCTATATAAAACCTTGATGCCTCTGAGTAAAGCTTCAGGAGTAAGAGCTAGCCTCAGCGAGCTTTGACGTGCTTAACTACCGGGGGTCTTGTCTTTTTAAGAACGCGGTATCCACAGTTTGGGCATTTCAGCTCTAGCATCGTAGTCAATTCATTGTATGTGATTCGCCTTCCACACCTTAGGCATTTGTACTCTATGCCCCCCTCTTTAGACTCAGCCATTTCAACACCTTTAAACCGCTTTCATGGTCATGTCTCTAATAAACCTTTTGAACCTGTAAACTTCGATACTGTTAGATAGCACCATGTCGATATTTCATGTTAGGTAGGGGTGCAGGGTATAGGTAAGCGTAAGATAATCGTTGGAATAGACCCTGGGATGACCTGCGGCCTCGCGGTTATATCCCTAGAGGGAAAACCTATCCTCATCGAGAGCTACAGGGGAATCTCAAAACTGGACCTAATAGCCCTTATAGCAGATAAGGGCGATCCTGTAATAGTTGCCACCGATGTCCAAGCACCACCTGACTTCGCCGAGAACATCGCTAGGAAGTTTGAAGCTGTCATCTTCACCTTCCCAACCCAAATGCCAGCCGCAGAGAAGCATAAACTCGTACAGGAATACGCTTTAAGCCAGAAGCTTGAGCTGGAAGATAGTCACCAGAAGGACGCGTTAGCAGCCGCACTAAAAGCCTTCAACCACTTCAAGAATAAGTTTACACAAGCAGAAGTCCATGTACAGGAGAAAGGCATCAAAATTCCGTTGGAAGAGGTTAAAAGTTTGATAGTTAAAGGCTTCACCATCGCTGAAGCTGTAGGCATCATTAAGGTTGAGGAGGAAAGGGGCAAAGTTGAAGCAGAGACTGTACCACATGAGGCTTTAAAGGTTAAGGTCAACTCCACCTTCACACTCATCGCGAACCTGAAAGCAAAAATTCAAGACCAGAACATGCTCATCGCTAGACTCCGAAGATTGAATGAGAGGAGGCTTCAGGAGCTTCATGAGGCTAAATTGCAGGCGGAGGCTTTACGCAGAAAATTGGCTGCTGTGGAAGCGGGAGAGCGTCTTGAGATTAGGCGAGAACAAGAGTACAGGAGGCTGAACTCTGAGATCCTAAATCTCAGGAGAAGAATAGATGAACTCGAGGAGAAGTTGGCTAAGGCTAAACCGTTGATTCCAGAGGATCTCGAGGAGATGAAGCGGAGGGGTGAAGTTGAGATATTAAAGGTTATCCCAGCCTTCTCACAAGACAAGATTGAGGAGGTCTCCAAGAGGGTCGGGATCAACTCAGGTGAGGTTCTGCTCTTGGAGGATGCTAGTGGAGGAGGTTCATCGACGGCTAGGCTTCTGATTGAAAAGGGTGTGAGGGCAGTGATAGTAGGCTCAAATATATCACACCCAGCCTTTGAAGAATTTCTGAAGGTAAACCTCCCAGTTATCAACAGTAAGGAACTTCAAATCCTCTGGTTTGGTGAGACCCCTTACGTCAAGTCTGAGGATCTCTGTAAAGCAATTGAGAACTTTAAGAATGTACAGAGGCTTGAAAGAGCTAGAATGCTGGAGAAACTAATCTCTCAGTATAGGACAGAGAAAATCATATAAAGACCGCGTTGACTAGAAGAGATCCACCTTGCCATCTAAGATCAGATCGGTTATAGTGGAGAGATTCTTGAACTCCTCCTCAACAATAGACTGCACATCAGCGTATGTGTTTTCGAGGCTGAATCCCTTCTCGGGCACCAGCTGTACATGAGTTATGAGCGGTTCAGTGATCGGCTTCCCAATCTGACTCAAAATCTTTACGTATACCTCCTCTACAAACTTGACTTCGCGGCTGATCTTCTCAGCTATAAGCTTAGCGAGAACATTATAGATCTTACCTACATGGTTGACAGGATTCTTGCCGGCAGTCGCCTCTAAGCTCATCTGGCGGCAGGGCGTGATTAAACCGTTCATCCTATTGCCCCTGCCCGTATTTCCATCGTCCCCCCTCTCGGCGGATGTTCCAGTAACTGTTAGATAATATATTCCGGCCTGCAGGTTGTCGCCAACGTTGACATCGACCTCCACATCATAGTTTGTCATCTTCGCCGCGAAGTCTTCTACCCGTCTCTTAACCTCCTCTTTAACACTGAGGTAGTGGCTTGCGTCCGGAGTGAGGGAGCTAATTATGGCCGCGGATATTGTAAGCCGCAGATCTCTGCCTTTCCTGAGACCCATAACTTTTATGTCCTCCCCAACCTCCGGGAGTTCCCCCTTGAACTTCTCAGAGTTCAAGTATCTTTCCACGTTGAAGACTAGATTCTCGGTTTGGGTTAATGGTGCGAAGCCTACGCCAAATGAGGTATCGTTCGCCAAAGGTACACTTCGGCTTCTATCGAAGATTCTAACAAGGTCGACAGATCCCTCTCTTATTCTATGATCCACCACGACATGTTTCTCCACGTCTAGAAACCTAAAGTTTCGCTTGAAAAACTCTTTCATAGCGTTAGTGGTCAAATTACCCATCGGAACCTTCACAGTGTTAGTGCCCACCGATACCTGAGTTACAGCTCTACCAGCAACTACAACATAGATAGGCTCCTCAACTTCACCTCCCCCAAACCTCGGGGAAGCTCGCCCCCCTACAACAAGCCCCTTGTCTACATTATGGTGGAGGATGTATCCTAGATTCTCCCTGTAAAACTTGCATAATTCCCTGCTGACACTCTCAGAGACTGCGTCAGCGATATAATCAGGGTGTCCCCTACCTTTCCTCTCAACTATCTCAACACCCTGTCTCTTCACAGGTTTAGTCTCAAGCTTCTCTACTATAAATCCACCCAGAAGCATTCCCCCGAGAGACTAGGAGTTAGATCTGGCTGGCGTCGATGCAGACATAAATTATATTGTTCCCTCTGATGAAGATATTACCATACTCCGCGACAGGTTCGCCGAGGTTGTACTCCGTTGCAGCATGGAGGATCAAGTTCATGAAATTGTCGCATTGAGCCAGTCTTCCCCTATATTCTAATTCGTTTTTAAGTTTGACCATCACATAGTTGTTCAAGCTTTTATTCAAAAGGACTAAAGGCCTTTTCACCGCTTCCAATATTGGATCAACCTTTCCCAGTCTGCACTATGAGCTTACCTCTATTCATATAAACGTTTGCGTGTAGATTTAACTTTTGCAGACCGCTATGAAATCTTTTAATTCCTCTCTATCAATCAGCTTAACGAGTTTCAGGTTAGAAGACCTGAGTAAAATTTCCAAGATGCTTGGGCTATTAGTACTCCTCAAACTTGAAACTACAAGCTGGGCTCCTCTCCTAAGAACTCTGGTGAACTCTTTTAATGTGTTTGAGGGTTCAGGTAGGCTATCTATTAAGGTAAAGGCGACCCCCATATCAAGAGTGCCGTCTGAGAAGGGCATATAATCGGTGTCACCGCAAACGAAGAACACTTTGTTACGGTCATGAAACTTGGCATGTGCTATCTTCAATCGCTCAATCGAGATGTCTACTCCGAAGATCTCTAAACCAATATCGCCTAAGTATTCCACGAAGAGCCCGGTGCCGCACCCTGCATCCAGTATAGTTCTTACGCCTGCAAAGTTGAGATATTTCACAGCCTCAGAGTATTTTGCATTCTGCTCTTCTGCGTGCATCTCGTCATAGAGCCCGGCTGTAGAGTCGCTAATCTCTCTGATCTCCCTTTTTTTGGCCCACGCTTCAGTCAAGGTTGGCGTCTATTATTGGAAGGTTTTAATCCTTCCCTATAAAGTCGTCAATCTTCCTAGCCTTAGACAACCTAAGAATCTCATAACACCTGTGAAGTGAGATCTCTCTATATTCTAGACCGAGTCGCTCCAATAGAAGTTGCGCTTCTTTACTTAGACCTGGAGCGGCTATTATACCTCGAACAGGCCTGTTCATTCTTTCCCGGATCGCCTCCATGTAACGCCCAAGCTGTAAGACTGCTTCCTTCCCAGCCGGAACCCTCTTCAACTCAACCACGACGAAGTTCTTCTGGCGGTCTTCTCCAAATATGTCGACGAAGCCTGACTCTCCAAGACTCTTCTCCTCAGAGAGTGGACTAAAGCCTTCTTCGATAATGCTAGGCTCATGGAGGATCGCCCTCTTCGCGTCCAGCTCGGAGACATGAAGCGAGAACTCTCCCTCATCAGTTAGAGTCGAAACAACTACAAGGTATACTCTATCGAAGAAAACTTCAATAACCTCCCTAGGCTGAAGCCTCGTAGCCCGCAGCTTAAGTTCCCTCTCGGGAGTTACTCCCGCCTGTAGTATGCAACCTGGGGGTTGCCAGTTTACTGGCTCATAGCCCCACGGCCTGTGTACAAGGAGTGAGCCATCTGCTTTGACCACTAGGATACGGTCTCCCCAGTTTAACGTAGACGAGGCTCTGCCTTCATAATTAGCTCTGCAATGTCCTATAACGAGAGTTACTAGGTGCCTCGGAAAGGCGTCCTGTAGAAGTGAAGCAGCCTCTGCTGTGGAAGGATTTTTGACTAGGTGTACGGGTTCTAAACTTCGCGACAAGGTGACCATCAATTCGCTATAGAATGAAGACTTTGTGCTTAATCATAATTTACTTACCATAGCCAAACGTCCAACTCCGCAGGGGATGATCAAACTTCACGCCCTTTCTAACTCTAGTGGAGCATGTTAATTAATGTAACTAGCGAGGCTGTAAGATCTGGTATCTCCATGAACCGCCCACTATACAGGTTTTGCGCGACGCTCTCAAATAGCTTTACTTACCTCTAAATTTTAAATAGCAGCAATATGTACTTCTCCCAGTTTAGAAAAGCGAGAGTTGCTTCGTTGAGTAGCGATGAAGAGCTTCCCCAAGGTTCGAAGGTAATTTACAGGGACATATATGAACTCCCCGGAGTGGGCCCAGCGACAGCCGACAAACTTAGAAAGCTGGGTTACACGACTGTGGAATCCCTTGCGACAGCCAGCCTAAAAGAGTTAACTCAAGTCTTAGGCGACAAGTCTGCGTACTCCATTGTAACGGAGGCTAGGAAATGCCTAATCTCGGCGCCCTTCCTAAGAGCCGACGAGTATCTGAAGATGCGCTCGATAGTTGAGAAGCTGAGTACCGGCAGCCGAGCCCTCGACGCTCTAATTGGGGGAGGTATGGAGACCCAGTCTATAACTGAGATCTATGGGGAGTTTGGGACTGGTAAATCTCAGATCTGCCACCAGTTATGTGTCAACATTCAACTCCCCCGTGAACGTGGGGGGCTTGAGGGTGGGGCTCTTTACATAGATAGTGAGAATACCTTCAGGCCTGAACGGATCGTCCAGATATCCGAACGGATGGGCCTCAACCCAGATAAAGTTCTAAGTAATATTATATACGCCGAAGCCCTGACCACGGATCATCAAGCCTATCTACTGGATAACGCTGATGCGAAGCTAAAAGAACATAATATCCGTTTGATAATCCTAGACTCTCTCATAGCACATTTTAGGAGCGAGTATATTGGTAGGGAGAGCTTGGCTGAACGACAACAGAGGCTGGATAAACATCTCCACCGCCTAGTCAGATTAACAAGGGCTTTTAACGCAGTGGGGGTAGTTACGAACCAGGTTATGGCGAGGCCCGATGCTTTCCTGTCTGATGTAGTTAGCCCCGCGGGTGGGCACATCTTAGCCCACACCAGTCACACCAGGATC from Candidatus Bathyarchaeia archaeon includes:
- the nucS gene encoding endonuclease NucS, whose protein sequence is MVTLSRSLEPVHLVKNPSTAEAASLLQDAFPRHLVTLVIGHCRANYEGRASSTLNWGDRILVVKADGSLLVHRPWGYEPVNWQPPGCILQAGVTPERELKLRATRLQPREVIEVFFDRVYLVVVSTLTDEGEFSLHVSELDAKRAILHEPSIIEEGFSPLSEEKSLGESGFVDIFGEDRQKNFVVVELKRVPAGKEAVLQLGRYMEAIRERMNRPVRGIIAAPGLSKEAQLLLERLGLEYREISLHRCYEILRLSKARKIDDFIGKD
- a CDS encoding class I SAM-dependent methyltransferase: MTEAWAKKREIREISDSTAGLYDEMHAEEQNAKYSEAVKYLNFAGVRTILDAGCGTGLFVEYLGDIGLEIFGVDISIERLKIAHAKFHDRNKVFFVCGDTDYMPFSDGTLDMGVAFTLIDSLPEPSNTLKEFTRVLRRGAQLVVSSLRSTNSPSILEILLRSSNLKLVKLIDREELKDFIAVCKS
- the tgtA gene encoding tRNA guanosine(15) transglycosylase TgtA, with the translated sequence MSFEVLDRDLLGRIGKLATKSGAIETPAFLPVINPTIQKIPPREIWEKFRLKAVITNSYIIKRHLDIPRLDVHSLLDFPGVIMTDSGAYQLLRYGKVSVSPLEIVKLQEEINTDIAVILDIPTSWESYHAYAEKTVKETLKRAEESLKSLTRKDILWVGPVQGGRHLDLVASSAQRMAELPFHIYALGSPTEVMEHYYFETLVDMIMSAKVNLPPNKPLHLFGAGHPLIFSFAVALGCDLFDSAAYAIYAREGRYIVESGTVRLENLEYFPCVCPICSQTTPKELRDKQPEEREALLARHNLYLCLSEVNRVKQAIRDGRLWELLELRARSHPSLLQALKGFSKHANYFLRYTPVSKRRGLFIFGTTSLYRPEVLRHQESLTANYIRPEGLDVLLLLPQGTSKPFSMSQEYEQVKKLLKKVGGLELIHVCSYTPPFGVIPLELEEVFPLSQFEAAQPFDEEMKVDSARKIAAYLKAQRYEKVILHPNPELINLKVLKKIKGVNMVVTTRRSKPWSEEALQQLMEALYKTLMPLSKASGVRASLSEL
- the cdhB gene encoding CO dehydrogenase/acetyl-CoA synthase complex subunit epsilon; the encoded protein is MSIVKPWDSGNVPGPVMAKILNSKIAVELIREAKRPLLIVGADSAEVDVKGKKLIDYAVELSKKIPLVTTARVIREFVKRGIQPQGSMPLSNITDRLRDGEWMGLDGKGPYDLVIFMGIHYYFESQMLSTLKHFAPAVRTISLDRGYQPNANFSFPNLREENWGEELEKIIKELG
- a CDS encoding methionine adenosyltransferase — translated: MLLGGFIVEKLETKPVKRQGVEIVERKGRGHPDYIADAVSESVSRELCKFYRENLGYILHHNVDKGLVVGGRASPRFGGGEVEEPIYVVVAGRAVTQVSVGTNTVKVPMGNLTTNAMKEFFKRNFRFLDVEKHVVVDHRIREGSVDLVRIFDRSRSVPLANDTSFGVGFAPLTQTENLVFNVERYLNSEKFKGELPEVGEDIKVMGLRKGRDLRLTISAAIISSLTPDASHYLSVKEEVKRRVEDFAAKMTNYDVEVDVNVGDNLQAGIYYLTVTGTSAERGDDGNTGRGNRMNGLITPCRQMSLEATAGKNPVNHVGKIYNVLAKLIAEKISREVKFVEEVYVKILSQIGKPITEPLITHVQLVPEKGFSLENTYADVQSIVEEEFKNLSTITDLILDGKVDLF
- a CDS encoding LSM domain-containing protein, which gives rise to MKRPLVLLNKSLNNYVMVKLKNELEYRGRLAQCDNFMNLILHAATEYNLGEPVAEYGNIFIRGNNIIYVCIDASQI
- a CDS encoding Lsm family RNA-binding protein; translated protein: MSSIGAKRFFDEMAALLQKTVNVVTTTNKRYVGNLTGFDPATLSLVLTDAKDEEGKTLPKLFINGSTVVQFSAVEKPLDLRKLAERLERVFPRLVRLYEDVGVIVVMDKIRLNENGVIEGTGPAADRARKVYDEFLKEVAVK
- the cdhA gene encoding CO dehydrogenase/acetyl-CoA synthase complex subunit alpha produces the protein MKLDKPAKFKLEELRTDLAFIKNLELTIGKVSLEEDWERLGPTPTPSLLDLRRWDMRLLARYRPFYAPICDMCCLCTYGKCDLSRGRRGACGMDIEGQQARIVLLACCMGAAAHTGHARHLLDHLIEKFGPDTPLDMGKEIAVEAPLTRTIYGIKPKTLDDLREVLNWCEQQIVQALSATCIGQEADPIDFESKALHIGMVDHVGMEIADIAQIVSFHFPKGEQNAPLVELGMGTVDRSKPVILCIGHNVASGVEAVDYLISSGQNGQVEMCALCCTAHDLTRHGEAREVRAKVIGPLSQTLRFVRSGIADVIMVDEQCVRVDILLEAKARMTPVIATNDKICLGLPDRTGDPVDAIVDDLVNGAPGALIADVKKAGEVAVKTAIKLAPKRARFKGQTMTMEELHSYCSKCTACEECRRVCPNNLPLPEAIQSVAKLTTPEELEKYEAGKTAENPVEKLSNLYEACLICGRCDYACPQKIPIQSLISKAAESAIAGEKHKLRVGKGPILDTEIREVGAPIVMGEIPGVIAIVGCPNYRDSYKDVGRIAEEFLERRYIVVSSGCEAMDLARYRTLDGESLYEKYPGVFDGGGLVNTGSCVSNAWISGAAVKIASIFARRNIRANFEEIADYILNRVGACGISWGAMSQKAASIATGFNRLGIPVIVGPQGSKYRRMYLGRKDREEDWYVYDARTGDKVYVGPTFEHLMFVAETVEECIVMAAKLCLRANDTAKGRMIKLSHYIELHKKYFGSIPDDIHLYVRTVADIPATMKDEILEVLKAKGWKESARPALDPTLLERLVRKTPAKNE
- the radA gene encoding DNA repair and recombination protein RadA → MSSDEELPQGSKVIYRDIYELPGVGPATADKLRKLGYTTVESLATASLKELTQVLGDKSAYSIVTEARKCLISAPFLRADEYLKMRSIVEKLSTGSRALDALIGGGMETQSITEIYGEFGTGKSQICHQLCVNIQLPRERGGLEGGALYIDSENTFRPERIVQISERMGLNPDKVLSNIIYAEALTTDHQAYLLDNADAKLKEHNIRLIILDSLIAHFRSEYIGRESLAERQQRLDKHLHRLVRLTRAFNAVGVVTNQVMARPDAFLSDVVSPAGGHILAHTSHTRIFLRKASTPRVRIARLVVSPSLPEGEECLFKITENGIEDVPSEEKVRR
- a CDS encoding DUF460 domain-containing protein produces the protein MQGIGKRKIIVGIDPGMTCGLAVISLEGKPILIESYRGISKLDLIALIADKGDPVIVATDVQAPPDFAENIARKFEAVIFTFPTQMPAAEKHKLVQEYALSQKLELEDSHQKDALAAALKAFNHFKNKFTQAEVHVQEKGIKIPLEEVKSLIVKGFTIAEAVGIIKVEEERGKVEAETVPHEALKVKVNSTFTLIANLKAKIQDQNMLIARLRRLNERRLQELHEAKLQAEALRRKLAAVEAGERLEIRREQEYRRLNSEILNLRRRIDELEEKLAKAKPLIPEDLEEMKRRGEVEILKVIPAFSQDKIEEVSKRVGINSGEVLLLEDASGGGSSTARLLIEKGVRAVIVGSNISHPAFEEFLKVNLPVINSKELQILWFGETPYVKSEDLCKAIENFKNVQRLERARMLEKLISQYRTEKII